In Pyrus communis chromosome 8, drPyrComm1.1, whole genome shotgun sequence, one genomic interval encodes:
- the LOC137743618 gene encoding uncharacterized protein isoform X2 — protein sequence MRNLKIGSGNEFLNTKVGAFTFNARSLNSAPGLDKGGFVFGNGNKKNPSIDESIVSKLPKDMRKLNIEGAEKRESVEAGKDQKFNFNANDKTKFGSGSIDNVLGSLGQNVEPELPNELKKRLNIKETVQLDRSTDRPSADDVNKFAFGNSKKDSYSLAGTSENVLPDKMKNLNIKDTFDGRKDLAMATERLDINEVDATNREAKEGSFEYRHDGSADAEGTLEGSMSEVETESFKSTAEELDFNGDNSHTWAETEASSGSYLESHDTDGRIHIGFLCCLFCCSKSSICIKTPPEKRKF from the exons ATGAGGAATTTGAAAATTGGGAGCGGCAATGAGTTTTTGAATACCAAAGTGGGTGCTTTCACTTTTAATGCAAGAAGTTTGAATTCAGCTCCGGGATTGGATAAAGGTGGTTTCGTTTTTGGAAATGGTAATAAGAAGAACCCTAGTATTGATGAAAGCATTGTGTCAAAGCTTCCCAAGGATATGAGGAAATTGAACATTGAAGGTGCTGAGAAGCGTGAATCTGTTGAGGCAGGTAAGGATCAaaagtttaatttcaatgctaaTGATAAGACCAAGTTTGGTTCGGGTAGTATCGACAATGTGCTTGGTTCTTTGGGCCAAAACGTGGAACCAGAGCTACCAAATGAGTTGAAGAAGAGATTGAACATTAAAGAGACTGTGCAGCTGGATCGAAGTACTGACAGGCCTTCTGCCGATGATGTGAATAAGTTTGCCTTTGGAAATAGTAAAAAGGATAGTTATTCATTAGCCGGAACCTCAGAAAATGTACTTCCAGATAAGATGAAGAATCTGAACATAAAGGATACTTTTGATGGAAGAAAAG ATCTAGCTATGGCTACAGAACGTCTGGATATAAATGAAGTTGATGCAACAAACAGAGAAGCAAAAGAGGGCAGTTTTGAGTACCGTCACGATGGTAGTGCTGATGCTGAAGGCACTCTTGAAGGATCTATGTCCGAGGTAGAAACTGAAAGCTTTAAGTCTACAGCTGAGGAGTTAGACTTTAATGGTGATAACTCTCATACTTGGGCAGAAACTGAAGCCAGTTCAGGCTCATACTTGGAGAGCCATGATACTGACGGAAGGATACACATTGGTTTCCTCTGTTGCCTCTTCTGCTGCTCAAAGTCAAGTATCTGCATCAAAACGCCtccggaaaaaagaaaattctga
- the LOC137743618 gene encoding uncharacterized protein isoform X1 yields MRNLKIGSGNEFLNTKVGAFTFNARSLNSAPGLDKGGFVFGNGNKKNPSIDESIVSKLPKDMRKLNIEGAEKRESVEAGKDQKFNFNANDKTKFGSGSIDNVLGSLGQNVEPELPNELKKRLNIKETVQLDRSTDRPSADDVNKFAFGNSKKDSYSLAGTSENVLPDKMKNLNIKDTFDGRKGTLLSFNLPNNNLVTCSVPTVSNNLILIDVDLAMATERLDINEVDATNREAKEGSFEYRHDGSADAEGTLEGSMSEVETESFKSTAEELDFNGDNSHTWAETEASSGSYLESHDTDGRIHIGFLCCLFCCSKSSICIKTPPEKRKF; encoded by the coding sequence ATGAGGAATTTGAAAATTGGGAGCGGCAATGAGTTTTTGAATACCAAAGTGGGTGCTTTCACTTTTAATGCAAGAAGTTTGAATTCAGCTCCGGGATTGGATAAAGGTGGTTTCGTTTTTGGAAATGGTAATAAGAAGAACCCTAGTATTGATGAAAGCATTGTGTCAAAGCTTCCCAAGGATATGAGGAAATTGAACATTGAAGGTGCTGAGAAGCGTGAATCTGTTGAGGCAGGTAAGGATCAaaagtttaatttcaatgctaaTGATAAGACCAAGTTTGGTTCGGGTAGTATCGACAATGTGCTTGGTTCTTTGGGCCAAAACGTGGAACCAGAGCTACCAAATGAGTTGAAGAAGAGATTGAACATTAAAGAGACTGTGCAGCTGGATCGAAGTACTGACAGGCCTTCTGCCGATGATGTGAATAAGTTTGCCTTTGGAAATAGTAAAAAGGATAGTTATTCATTAGCCGGAACCTCAGAAAATGTACTTCCAGATAAGATGAAGAATCTGAACATAAAGGATACTTTTGATGGAAGAAAAGGTACTCTTCTGTCATTTAATCTACCTAACAACAATTTGGTCACTTGTTCAGTACCTACAGTTTCAAATAATCTTATTCTTATTGATGTAGATCTAGCTATGGCTACAGAACGTCTGGATATAAATGAAGTTGATGCAACAAACAGAGAAGCAAAAGAGGGCAGTTTTGAGTACCGTCACGATGGTAGTGCTGATGCTGAAGGCACTCTTGAAGGATCTATGTCCGAGGTAGAAACTGAAAGCTTTAAGTCTACAGCTGAGGAGTTAGACTTTAATGGTGATAACTCTCATACTTGGGCAGAAACTGAAGCCAGTTCAGGCTCATACTTGGAGAGCCATGATACTGACGGAAGGATACACATTGGTTTCCTCTGTTGCCTCTTCTGCTGCTCAAAGTCAAGTATCTGCATCAAAACGCCtccggaaaaaagaaaattctga